The genomic region ATGTTGAGATAGGTCGTGCCCAGGAGCTCATCCGCCTCGTCGACCTGCACCCGGGCGCGCGACAGCACGCGCTCGGCGAGCTGGCGGGCGGAGAGGTTGATGTCGCGCAGGTAGTAGACGCGGTCGAGCTCCAGGCTGCCGGAGATCTGCCGCCCCTCCGCCGTCGACTGCAGCGTCAGGTCGCCGTCGCCGCGCACCAGCCAACCCTCCGGATAGCGCAGGGAGTTGCGGCGCAGGGCGATCTGCGCGCGGTAGGAGAGCGGCCTGCCGGGCTCCCCCAGGTCGAGCCGGCCGCTCGCGGTGACCGTGCCCGAGGCGACGTCCGAGCGCAGGTGATCGAGCACGACGGCGTCGGGGTAGAGCAGTACCAACCCCTGGATGCGGTCGAAACTGTGCGGGAATCTCGTCGGGATGTAGCGCGCGTCCCGCAGCTCGGCCTGCCCGTTCCACTCGGGCTTCGCCAGGGTCCCTTGGGCGGTGGCGAGGATGTCCACCGCGCCGGAGAGATCGATGCCGGCGAAGCTCTCGATCCAGTCGACCGAGAGAGCGGCCTGCAGGCGGAGGTCCAGCGCCGGTTCCGCCGCCGCGAAGTCGACGCTGCCCGAGAGAAACAGCTCGTCGCCGCTCGCCGCCTCGCCGAGGTAGAGCGATTCAAGCACCAGCTTCGAACCGGCGAAGCGCGCCACGACCGGCTCCAGCGGCCGCAGTTTCTGCTGTCCGTAAGTGAGCTCGAGATCCGGGATGCGCACGGCGAGCGCGAGCTCGCGATCGGAAGCGAAGCCGAGCTCGAGGTCGGCGGCGAGACTGCCCGAAAGGCCGGCGACCGGCTGGCCGGCGGCGATCGCGATCAGGCGGTCCAGCCGGTCGCTCTTCACCCTGAAGGTGAGCTCACCGCTCTCTCCGGCGGCGAACGGCCCGCCCCCCGAGAGCGTGAGCAGTCCGGGCAGGTCGAGCGCCGCTTCGAGCCGGCGCTCGGCGAGCTCGGCATGCAGTGTGCCGGAGAAGCGCTGCGGCGGGACATCGGTGATGGTGGCGGCAGTGGCGCTGGCGGCGGCGCCCCCCGCAATTGCCGCCGGATCTCCACCGGCAGCGCGCACGGGGCCGGGCAACTCGAGCTCGGCAAGCTCGGCATCGACGACCAGGCGCGGCAAGGCGACCGTGCCGGTGAGCCGCGCCACGAGTCCGGCGTGCCCGCGGAGCCTCGTGCCGGCGGCCCCTCCCAGAGGAAGCGCGGCAAGGTCGAAGCGCTCTCCTTCGAGCACGAAGTCGAGCCGCTCGCCTTCGAACAGCAGCTCCCCGCTTCCCTCGAGCAGCCCCGCCGGAGCGCTGAGCCGCAAGGACTCCAAGCGCAGGCGCGCTTCGTCCCAGTCGAGATTCGCCTCCAGGCGGTCGAAGGCAACTCCGGCGATCTCCACCGGCGAGATCGCACCGCGCAGCTCGCCGGTCAGGTCGTCGAGTGAGCCGCCGAGCCGGAGCGTCCCGGTCGCCTCGCCGGTGAGCGGCAGCGGGAAAGGCAGCCAGGGTGCCGCCTCGGCGGCCGGCCAGGAACGGAACTCGACGTCGAGATCCAGGGTCGGCGCGGCCGGAGCGAGCGGCAGGAGGCCGGCGACACGCAGCGACGAACTGCCACGCGTGAGCGTCAGGTCGAGGTCGCGCACGGCGGTGGCATCGACGGTGAGGCTGCCCAGGGCGCGCGCCGCCGCGACGCCCGGGGCGTGAAAGTCGGTGAGATCGAGCTCGAGGTCCACGATCGGAGGGGTCGGAGGGGCCGGAGAGGCCGGCGTGCCGCCGCTCAGGGCAACGTGGGCGCGGAGCCGGCCGCGGCCAGCGTCCGGCAGCCAGAGCTGCGCTGGGACGTTGTCGATGAACGGCTGCAGGCGGACGAGCTCTTCGAGGTCGTCGCTCGTCACTTCGAGATCGAGCCCCCCGGACTTGCCGACCAGGTCGTAAGCACCGCGCAACGCGACTCGCTGCGCCGCCGAAGTCAGCTCGACCGCCACGAGCTCGAGTCGCCCCTCGACCAGGTTCAGCACCGCCCGGCCCGACGCCGGCACGGCCCCTCGGGGGTCCGACGGCGCCGGCAGCGCCGGCCGCAGCTCGAACGAGCCCGAGCCGACTCCCCGGCGAGCGTCGTTCAAGGGGAACTCGTAGAGAAGATCGCCGTGCGCCGCGGCCTGAAAGGCCGGCGCGGGAAGGTCGAGATCCTGGAGCACGGCGAAGAGTCGGGGTCCGTCGGCAGAGAGGGCGAGTCGAGCCAACGGACCGGGCTGGTCGAGGTCGACCTCGAAGCGCCCGGAAACCGGGCCGCCGGCGTAGATCCCGCGCTCGAGATCGAGGCCGATCGTCGAGTTGCCGGGCCCGCCGCCCGCGACCTGGCCGGCGAGCTCTTCGAGCCGAAAGCCGAAGAGCTCGATCCCGGGCGACGTCAGTTGGCCGCCGTACC from Thermoanaerobaculia bacterium harbors:
- a CDS encoding translocation/assembly module TamB domain-containing protein, with product MVWLRLRRWVVRPIFWSLAAVAFVLLCLRAFLSSDLVRERLAVRLEQQLSQLLQREVRLGRLDFDLLPFALRVEDFSIAGPGPEDPALLFIRRLRVDADLDALRGDVLDLQTVSAQGVRLHLELYPDGRDNLPELPSGGGGGRFELRIGGLFVEDGEFELDDRRVPLAVEAHALQLRLSGIGGTELQGNVTAQEVVTTLPKALPWASTLTAKVRLRDDRVEILAARLRAPVFDARVAGHVGWKGGTNGEIHGVIDSEGRLLDDWGYLDGEIAGPLRFEGAVRFAKKDVWYGGQLTSPGIELFGFRLEELAGQVAGGGPGNSTIGLDLERGIYAGGPVSGRFEVDLDQPGPLARLALSADGPRLFAVLQDLDLPAPAFQAAAHGDLLYEFPLNDARRGVGSGSFELRPALPAPSDPRGAVPASGRAVLNLVEGRLELVAVELTSAAQRVALRGAYDLVGKSGGLDLEVTSDDLEELVRLQPFIDNVPAQLWLPDAGRGRLRAHVALSGGTPASPAPPTPPIVDLELDLTDFHAPGVAAARALGSLTVDATAVRDLDLTLTRGSSSLRVAGLLPLAPAAPTLDLDVEFRSWPAAEAAPWLPFPLPLTGEATGTLRLGGSLDDLTGELRGAISPVEIAGVAFDRLEANLDWDEARLRLESLRLSAPAGLLEGSGELLFEGERLDFVLEGERFDLAALPLGGAAGTRLRGHAGLVARLTGTVALPRLVVDAELAELELPGPVRAAGGDPAAIAGGAAASATAATITDVPPQRFSGTLHAELAERRLEAALDLPGLLTLSGGGPFAAGESGELTFRVKSDRLDRLIAIAAGQPVAGLSGSLAADLELGFASDRELALAVRIPDLELTYGQQKLRPLEPVVARFAGSKLVLESLYLGEAASGDELFLSGSVDFAAAEPALDLRLQAALSVDWIESFAGIDLSGAVDILATAQGTLAKPEWNGQAELRDARYIPTRFPHSFDRIQGLVLLYPDAVVLDHLRSDVASGTVTASGRLDLGEPGRPLSYRAQIALRRNSLRYPEGWLVRGDGDLTLQSTAEGRQISGSLELDRVYYLRDINLSARQLAERVLSRARVQVDEADELLGTTYLNISVVAPRAVRVRNNLANLAGSANLALRGSLANPVLFGEVTTDPGGTIDYNGSTYTLDRAIVTFANPTRIEPLLDVVARTKINEYQVTLSVLGSIARPTTTLGSDPPLPDYDVLSLLATGTPSGLSELSTSAQGAAPGLAAETLLYGQAASLVSARVGKLFGIDRLKVDPLAGGDSISAARVTVGKRLSSRVYLTYSVDPSSTAQQVLQVEWKVSDALTLVLTQNGDESYSMDARWERRF